The Spirochaeta lutea DNA window TTCAACAGTACCGGCACAGGGGGCTTCAAAGTCCCAGGTGGATTTCTCGGTTTCGATATCTGCAATATGCTGACCCTTGGTGATGGTATCACCCGGTTTCACTAGCCAGGCTACAAGAATTCCATCTACGATAGATTCACCGACAAAGGGCATGGGAATAGATGCAATAAACGTCTGCTCACTCATAAAAACCTTCCTTAAACCTTTTTAAGCATAGTTACTCAGTACGCCAGAAGCTCGCGCAGGGCTGTCTCAATCCCTGCCCTACTGGGTCTGTACACCGACTCAAGCTCGGGAGCAAAGGGTACCGGTGTATCCGGTGCAGAAATCAGGCGGGGCGGAGCCTCCAGATCAAAGAAATTCCGCTGAGCGATTTCGGCAACGATGCCGGCTCCTATGCTACCGGTCTTCCACGACTCATGCACCACCAGCAGCTTGTGGGTCTTCTCCACGGATGCACTGAGGGTATCAAAATCGAAGGGTTTGAGAATCCGCGGATCTACAACCTCAATAGTATAATCACCCTCAGCCTCGATGGCTGCTACCGCAGCAAGGCATTCATGCATGGCGGCACCGTAGGCAACCAGGGTCAGATCCCCGCCCTCTTTATAGATCCGGGCCTTCTCCAGGGGATCCACTCCTCCGGAGAATTCAATGTCCCCTTTCAACCGGCGGTACAGGTACTTGCTCTCAAAAAACATCACCGGATTCGGATCGTACAAGGCGCCTATTAGCAGGGAAAAGAAATCCTCGGCAAAGGAGGGATACACAATCTTCAACCCGGGAAAACTTCCGAACATTCCCTCCAAATCCGCGCTGTGGAAGGGCCCGTAACTCAGCCCCCCGCCCGTGGGCATCCGAATGGTTACGGGCAGTCCCAGTTCATTCCGGAAATAGTAACTCCCGGCATTTACGCCTATCTGGGTCACCGCATCCGTCGCAAAATCGGAAAACTGCATCTCGACCACCGGACGCAGGCCCATTTGAGCGGCGCCCACGGCGAACCCTGTGAAACCCGACTCTGCCAGGGGCATGTCCAATACCCGGGGCCGACCGTACTTCTCAAAAAGCCCCTTGGTCGCCTTGAAGGGCCCCCCGTAGGTCCCCACATCCTCCCCCATGAGAATAACCGCCGGATCATGCTCCATGGCGTGGTCCAAGGCCGCATTCACAGCCTGGACAGGGGTTACTCCCTGGAGAGAGAGGGGCGGCAGTCGGGGGGTATCCTCTCCCCGGGACGGTGCGTAGGCCGACCAATTCGTTTTCTCAGGGCTCACCTTAGCAAGGCCGATTGCACGGTTGGACTCCGTTGAAATATGTTCCTCCCACTGACGCTCCAGGGATTCCAATTCCTCAGGGGTGGACAGCTCCTGCTCTATAATGTACCGGCGCATAACCTCAAGAGGATCCTCTTTCCTCCAGGCTTCCAGGTCTTCCCGGGGAACATACTCCGCAGTGTCATAGGCAGCATGTCCGGCTAGCCGGTAGGTAATTGTTTCCAGAATGTAGGGTTCCGGATGGTTCCGGAGTTCTTCGGCAATCTCGGCTACCTGGGTGTAGACCTCCATGGCATTGGTAGCTCGAATGGTCTTTCCCCGAATCCCATAACCAGCGGCTCGGGAAGATAGGGACTCGCAGGCATACTGGTGTTTTATAGGGGTAGAGTAAGCCCATTGGTTATTCTCTATCATGAAGATCACCGGCGTTCCTAATACTGCAGCAATATTCATAGCCTCATGAACATCCCCGGTACTGGTCCCGCCGTCTCCAATGATCGCTAATCCCAGGGATTCTATTCCCTGCTGGCGCCGAGCATGAACTGCACCAACCACATTAGGAAGCATGGTGCCTAGATGGCTTACCATGGGTAGCAAACCCCGTTGAGGTGCGCCATGGTGAACGTTTCCATCCTTCCCCCCTGTTGGACTTTCCTCATTGGCCAGATAGTGGTTAAACATATGGAATACGGATAAGCCCCAGACCAGATATCCGCCGAAATCCCGCTGCATAAAATTACAGATATCCCGCTGGGGATCCAGAGCCATGGTGGTTCCTACAATGGCCGCCTCATTGCCTTCGCCGCTGGTAACCGTACCTTTTACCAGTTGCTCGCGATACAATTCCCAAAGGCGGTACTCGCTCTTCCGGGAAAGAAACATGTAGTTATACATTTTAAGAGCAATATCAGACTTCTCAAGCATTTCAACTCCTCACCTGCAACAGCATACTACCGTCTTACTGGTTCCCAAACCCTACCATGGAAACACCACCTCGGCTACGTAGAAAAAGCCAAGTCAGGGCGATTTGCCTACCATTATCTCTAATTCAAGGAGGTACATTCCCTGTGGAGAGGATAGTTTTTATTAGTGCGCGAGGCTTGTAACCTCCGGTGCTGAGGCCCCTACCTGGGGTGTGGTCCCAATCCGGAGCGACCATATCGGACGTTCCTTACATTCTTTTGCGCACCATACACAGGTTTCTCCCATCCCAATGGGCCCGGTGGAAAAAAGCCCCTTCCCCTCAGACGCTCCTCGGTGCATCCATACATAAAAGCCCCCCGGGGTTCCGGGGGGCTTGGTTAACACAGCCATCAATCCTTTTGATGGGCTAACACTGACTGGGCTGCTGCCAGCCGGGCAACAGGAACCCGGAAGGGAGAACAACTTACGTAGTTCATCCCTGCACGATAGCAGAATTCAATTGAGCTTGGCTCGCCTCCATGCTCGCCGCAGATCCCGATCTTCAAATTCTTATTAGTGCTTCGTCCCTTGGATATCCCGAGTTCTACCAACTGACCAATTCCGTCCTGATCAAGCTTCGCGAAGGGATCATCCTGGAGAATGCCCTCCTGGATGTACTGGGGCACAAAACTACCCACATCATCCCGGCTGAAACCATAGGTCATCTGGGTCAGGTCATTGGTTCCAAAGCTGAAGAAGTCTGCATACTGAGCCAGCTGGTCAGCTACCAGGGTGGCCCGAGGAACCTCGATCATGGTACCGATCTTATAGTCAACCTCCGCCTTGGTTTCCTGGAGTACCTGCTTAATAACCTCCTCAGCATGCCCCCGCATGATCTCCAGCTCGCGGATGTGGCCGACCAGGGGAATCATTATTTCCGGAATGACCGCGACCCCCTTCTTGCTCACGGCTGAGGCGGCACGCATGATAGCCTCCACCTGCATCCGGTACACCTCCGGGAAGGTTATTCCCAACCGGACACCCCGGTGTCCGAGCATGGGATTTTCCTCGTGTAAACTCTTGATTTTATTCTTCAACTGGCCCGTCGAAATACCAGCAACCTTGGCTAGTTCTTTTATGGCCTCATCCGTCTTAGGTACAAACTCATGGAGGGGAGGATCTAAAAGCCGGATGGTTACCGGAAGCCCGTTCATCGCCTGGAAGATTCCTTCAAAATCCTTCTGTTGTAGGGGAAGCAGTTTCTTTAATGCCTTCTGCCGGGCCTCTAAATCGGCGGCAACAATCATCTCCCGGAAAATCCGGATTTTATCTTCCTCAAAGAACATATGCTCGGTACGGCACAGACCGATTCCCTCCGCGCCGAAGTCTCTGGCACGCTTGGCGTCCTGGGGAGTATCTGCATTGGTTCTGATTCCGAATCCCTTAAGGCCCCGTTGGGCGCGGAAGCTATGGTTTCGGATCTCGTCAGCCCAGGATAAGAAGGTTGTCAATTCTCCGGTAACCTCAGGCTCTACCAGTTCCATCTGGCCTTCAAAGACCTCCCCGGTAGCACCGTCCAGGGTAATCCAATCGCCCTCTTTGTATTCCTTACCCTTGGCTACCATTTTTTTGCCGACGATCTGCACTTCCTTACAGCCGGCAACACAGGGGGTTCCCATACCCCGAGCTACAACCGCCGCGTGACTGGTCATTCCTCCGGTGCTGGTAAGAATTCCCTCTGCGGCATTCATTCCGCCGATGTCTTCAGGACTTGTTTCCGGGCGGACGAGCAGTACCTTTTTACCCTTTTCGACCCATACTTCCGCCTCATCTGCGCTGAAGACGATCTGTCCGGTGGCGGCCCCAGGACTGGCATTCAAGCCCTTGGCGATGGGTTTATACTGTTTTTTTACCGCGGGATTGATAGCGGGATGGAAGACCTGTTCTAATTGTCCCGGAGTTACCCGGCCGATAGCCTCTTCCTTGGTGATAATTCCCTCACCCACCATATCCACTGCTACCTTTATAGCCGCGGCACCGGTTCGCTTCCCGTTCCTGGTTTGCAATAGATAGAGTTTCCCCTGCTGAATGGTAAACTCCATGTCTTGCATATCCCGGTAATGGCCCTCGAGGCGGTCCTTTACATCAACGAGCTGTTTATAAATGACAGGATTGGTATCCTCCAGGGTTGAAATTTTCAGGGGCGTTCGAATCCCCGCCACAACATCCTCACCCTGGGCATTGATAAGATACTCACCGTAAAATTGCTTCTCACCGGTGGATGGGTCGCGGCTAAAGCATACCCCGGTTCCTGAATCATCCCCGAAGTTACCGAATACCATGGCCACCACGTTGACCGCAGTGCCCAACAATCCGTCAATATCGTTAAATTTCCGGTATTTTATGGCCTTATCATTCATCCAGGAACCGAATACAGCATCGATGGCTTCCCATAGTTGAGTTTTGGGGTCCTGGGGAAAATCCTCATGGGTATGCTTCTTGTAGACCTGCTTGTAGAACTTCACAACCTCTTTCAGGTCGGCAGCATCAAGGTGGGTATCCTCTTCAACACCCTTTTTATATTTGACCTTCTCAAGTTCCTTTTCAAATGCCTCATGGGGTATGCCCTTCACAACGTTTCCGTACATATTGATAAAACGCCGGTAGCTGTCCCAGGCAAATCGTTCGTTCTTCGTAATAGTATGCAGACCTTCAACGGCTACATCGTTGAGACCAAGGTTCAGAATGGTATCCATCATA harbors:
- a CDS encoding alpha-ketoacid dehydrogenase subunit alpha/beta, encoding MLEKSDIALKMYNYMFLSRKSEYRLWELYREQLVKGTVTSGEGNEAAIVGTTMALDPQRDICNFMQRDFGGYLVWGLSVFHMFNHYLANEESPTGGKDGNVHHGAPQRGLLPMVSHLGTMLPNVVGAVHARRQQGIESLGLAIIGDGGTSTGDVHEAMNIAAVLGTPVIFMIENNQWAYSTPIKHQYACESLSSRAAGYGIRGKTIRATNAMEVYTQVAEIAEELRNHPEPYILETITYRLAGHAAYDTAEYVPREDLEAWRKEDPLEVMRRYIIEQELSTPEELESLERQWEEHISTESNRAIGLAKVSPEKTNWSAYAPSRGEDTPRLPPLSLQGVTPVQAVNAALDHAMEHDPAVILMGEDVGTYGGPFKATKGLFEKYGRPRVLDMPLAESGFTGFAVGAAQMGLRPVVEMQFSDFATDAVTQIGVNAGSYYFRNELGLPVTIRMPTGGGLSYGPFHSADLEGMFGSFPGLKIVYPSFAEDFFSLLIGALYDPNPVMFFESKYLYRRLKGDIEFSGGVDPLEKARIYKEGGDLTLVAYGAAMHECLAAVAAIEAEGDYTIEVVDPRILKPFDFDTLSASVEKTHKLLVVHESWKTGSIGAGIVAEIAQRNFFDLEAPPRLISAPDTPVPFAPELESVYRPSRAGIETALRELLAY
- the ppdK gene encoding pyruvate, phosphate dikinase produces the protein MAEKRVYFFGGGSAEGSAGMKDLLGGKGANLAEMTNLGIPVPPGFTITTKMCAAYYEHGRKHPDDLVEEVEEHLHRLETIEGKKLGDAKDPLLVSVRSGAAVSMPGMMDTILNLGLNDVAVEGLHTITKNERFAWDSYRRFINMYGNVVKGIPHEAFEKELEKVKYKKGVEEDTHLDAADLKEVVKFYKQVYKKHTHEDFPQDPKTQLWEAIDAVFGSWMNDKAIKYRKFNDIDGLLGTAVNVVAMVFGNFGDDSGTGVCFSRDPSTGEKQFYGEYLINAQGEDVVAGIRTPLKISTLEDTNPVIYKQLVDVKDRLEGHYRDMQDMEFTIQQGKLYLLQTRNGKRTGAAAIKVAVDMVGEGIITKEEAIGRVTPGQLEQVFHPAINPAVKKQYKPIAKGLNASPGAATGQIVFSADEAEVWVEKGKKVLLVRPETSPEDIGGMNAAEGILTSTGGMTSHAAVVARGMGTPCVAGCKEVQIVGKKMVAKGKEYKEGDWITLDGATGEVFEGQMELVEPEVTGELTTFLSWADEIRNHSFRAQRGLKGFGIRTNADTPQDAKRARDFGAEGIGLCRTEHMFFEEDKIRIFREMIVAADLEARQKALKKLLPLQQKDFEGIFQAMNGLPVTIRLLDPPLHEFVPKTDEAIKELAKVAGISTGQLKNKIKSLHEENPMLGHRGVRLGITFPEVYRMQVEAIMRAASAVSKKGVAVIPEIMIPLVGHIRELEIMRGHAEEVIKQVLQETKAEVDYKIGTMIEVPRATLVADQLAQYADFFSFGTNDLTQMTYGFSRDDVGSFVPQYIQEGILQDDPFAKLDQDGIGQLVELGISKGRSTNKNLKIGICGEHGGEPSSIEFCYRAGMNYVSCSPFRVPVARLAAAQSVLAHQKD